A genomic region of Magnetococcus sp. PR-3 contains the following coding sequences:
- a CDS encoding DUF2059 domain-containing protein, translating to MRICLFALMTLTFASPVWADDLGRRLELAQDVVILRDTGGLVKKVVKKRNSAYLKSQKRVQRDLLARNPKLKPKVAKALAKKYAQILKEEELGSAPEVEKRAAAIYAKEYSRGELKQIKRFFSSSVGRKFMLLNSQHLDKAILGSFAGAKKRANKRFVALQKRLIEKARRNKRPTTQTQEYEM from the coding sequence ATGCGCATATGCCTGTTTGCTTTAATGACCCTAACCTTCGCATCCCCTGTTTGGGCAGACGACCTTGGGCGTCGCCTGGAACTTGCTCAGGATGTTGTTATTCTGCGGGATACAGGCGGGCTGGTAAAAAAAGTGGTGAAAAAGCGTAACAGCGCGTACCTAAAATCACAAAAACGGGTCCAGCGGGATCTGCTGGCACGCAACCCCAAACTCAAACCCAAAGTCGCCAAAGCTCTGGCTAAAAAATATGCCCAGATCCTTAAAGAGGAGGAACTGGGCAGCGCACCGGAAGTGGAAAAAAGGGCTGCGGCCATTTACGCCAAAGAGTACAGCCGGGGCGAGCTCAAGCAGATCAAACGCTTCTTCAGCAGCAGTGTTGGTCGTAAGTTCATGTTACTTAACAGCCAACATCTGGATAAAGCGATTCTCGGCAGTTTTGCTGGTGCAAAAAAGCGGGCCAATAAACGATTTGTCGCCTTACAGAAACGGCTTATTGAAAAAGCCCGTCGCAACAAGCGACCAACCACCCAAACTCAAGAGTATGAGATGTAA